One window from the genome of Podospora pseudocomata strain CBS 415.72m chromosome 6, whole genome shotgun sequence encodes:
- a CDS encoding hypothetical protein (EggNog:ENOG503P39N; COG:S), with the protein MSSTAESASNVAGISSARMLYEYAPLPESNAFRVLILEPGGVDDTLCCSLEITTLNKPIPYEAISYVWGNTHRDHPIRINGRAGHITANLCRALHRMRLPDQSRVLWADSICINQDDLTERASQVLLMSEIYGQARRVLLHLGEDSNQEGEVVRSLVHEIEAMVLEGVRAAGESWDTFPTPSPEEREQFLADTRWEAFINMTHTPWFTRGWVIQEAGSARNGLMLWGKTEISWQSFVRVYTWMVRRLPQVRVKYRDGGRGMNRLHLEMYRLRHKGETMPLYAKQSSQFDFLIVLHDARALSVRDARDRVYAFMSLATSAGLSLHFQPDYSEHKTARDVYLDMARDYVNSMGDISLLHCVQHTGNSMNEKFPSWVPRWDLNLFDNIITHTSGPALIPTELRPSVSHDNALEAKGLMFDDIIFTSDVLSRDVSMSDIKMLWNQMLDLLPVAFTNPSPTHGSFAALSFAHVLSVGRSWGAEWPEWVEWRTAYMEYLCQEEPTRRDSVPRPPPDIARNGIQGFHTYAQWNVHNRRIAVTKRGLFALVPSPTQTGDICGVFLGGKAPCILRRAMTARTYRLVGDACIPVNVSRPSTGGGLVVSVGIENSGRDLLDWSVEEEDIRLC; encoded by the coding sequence GCAGGAATCAGCTCTGCCAGAATGTTGTATGAATATGCACCCCTGCCCGAGAGTAACGCATTTCGCGTCCTGATTCTAGAGCCCGGTGGAGTTGACGACACTCTGTGTTGCTCTCTTGAGATAACAACCCTCAACAAGCCCATCCCGTACGAAGCCATCTCGTATGTATGGGGAAACACGCATCGGGACCACCCCATCCGCATCAACGGCCGAGCCGGCCAcatcaccgccaacctctgCCGCGCGTTGCATCGGATGCGTTTACCCGACCAGTCCCGCGTCCTCTGGGCGGATTCCATCTGCATCAACCAAGACGACCTGACGGAGCGGGCGAGCCAAGTACTGTTGATGAGTGAAATCTACGGGCAGGCAAGACGGGTGCTGCTGCACCTTGGTGAAGACAGCAAccaggagggtgaggtggtcCGGTCCTTGGTGCATGAAATCGAGGCCATGGTTCTTGAAGGGGTCAGAGCAGCCGGGGAGTCGTGGGACACATTTCCAACCCCCAGTCcggaggagcgggagcagTTCCTAGCAGACACGCGATGGGAGGCTTTCATCAACATGACGCATACGCCATGGTTCACACGCGGTTGGGTGATCCAGGAGGCAGGTTCGGCGCGAAATGGGTTAATGCTGTGGGGGAAGACCGAGATCAGTTGGCAGTCGTTCGTGCGTGTTTATACCTGGATGGTCCGGAGGCTTCCACAGGTTCGGGTCAAATACCGGGACGGTGGCCGGGGAATGAACCGGCTCCATCTCGAGATGTACCGGCTGAGGCACAAGGGGGAGACCATGCCGCTCTACGCAAAACAGTCATCCCAGTTTGACTTTCTCATCGTGCTCCATGATGCTCGGGCTCTCTCTGTGCGGGACGCGCGGGATCGGGTGTATGCCTTCATGTCACTGGCAACATCGGCCGGGCTAAGTCTCCACTTTCAACCGGACTATTCTGAACACAAGACAGCCAGAGACGTCTATTTGGACATGGCGAGAGATTACGTCAACTCGATGGGGGATATCAGCCTGTTGCATTGTGTACAACACACCGGGAACAGTATGAACGAAAAGTTTCCCTCATGGGTACCTCGATGGGATCTCAACCTAttcgacaacatcatcactcacACGTCAGGCCCAGCTCTCATACCCACCGAGCTGAGACCTAGCGTTTCCCACGACAACGCCTTGGAAGCCAAGGGGCTCATGTTTGACGACATCATCTTCACGTCTGATGTGCTTTCGCGAGATGTCTCCATGAGCGACATCAAAATGCTCTGGAACCAGATGCTCGACCTTCTCCCTGTGGCATTCACCAACCCGTCACCCACTCATGGCAGTTTCGCAGCGTTATCATTTGCCCACGTGCTATCTGTGGGCCGATCATGGGGCGCTGAATGGCCCGAATGGGTGGAATGGAGGACTGCCTACATGGAGTACTTGTGCCAGGAAGAGCCTACAAGGCGGGATTCTGTCCCGCGGCCTCCTCCAGACATTGCTAGGAATGGTATCCAAGGATTCCACACCTACGCTCAGTGGAACGTCCATAATCGACGTATTGCTGTCACGAAAAGAGGGCTTTTCGCCTTGGTCCCCTCGCCTACTCAGACTGGTGATATTTGCGGCGTGTTTCTCGGTGGGAAGGCGCCGTGCATATTGCGCAGAGCGATGACAGCTAGGACGTATCggcttgttggtgatgcgtGTATCCCTGTTAACGTATCACGTCCCAGCACAGGTGGTGGATTAGTAGTCTCGGTCGGAATTGAGAATAGCGGAAGGGACTTGTTGGATTGGagtgttgaagaggaggatattcGGCTTTGCTGA